The sequence AGGTCACTCAACCGGCCATTGGTGCAGCTGCCGATGAAGCAGACATCCACCGGCAGGCCGGCGATGGGGGCGCCGGGCTGCAAATCCATATAGCGATAGGCCTCCTCCGCGAGGGGACGCTCATCGGGCTCGGTTTGCTCCAGGGTGGGCACGGCCTCATCCACGCCGATCCCCTGGCCTGGGGTGATGCCCCAAGTGACTGTGGGTGCGATGGAGGCAGCGTCGAAACGCACCTCATCGTCAAAGACGGCATCACTGCTGCTGGCCAACCCACTCCACCAGCGCACCGCCTCAGCCCAGGCCTCACCACTTGGAGCGAAGGGGCGGCCCTCGAGATAGTCGAAGGTGACTTGATCAGGATTGACGTAGCCGCAGCGGGCCCCACCCTCGATCGCCATGTTGCAGAGGGTCATCCGCTCCTCCATCGACAGGGCGTCAATCGCTGGCCCAGCGAATTCGTACGCATAGCCCACCCCGCCCTTCACCCCCAGGGTGCGGATGACATGCAGCACCAGGTCCTTGGCATAGACCCCGCGCTGGAGCTGACCATCCACCCAGATCCGGCGCACCTTGAGCTTGCCCATCGCCAGGCTCTGGCTCGCCAGAACATCACGCACCTGACTGGTGCCAATGCCAAAGGCGATTGCCCCGAAGGCCCCGTGGGTGGAGGTGTGGGAATCACCGCAGGCCACGGTCATGCCCGGCTGGGTCAATCCCAGCTCAGGAGCAATCACGTGCACGATCCCTTGGCGACCACTGCCGATGCCGTGCAGGGTGATGCCGTGCTCCGCGCAGTTGGCCTCCAGGGTCGCGAGCATTTCCTCCGCCAGAGGATCCGCGAAGGGGCGCGCCTGGGAAGTGGTCGGAACGATGTGATCCACAGTTGCGACCGTGCGCTCGGGATGGCGCACCGTTAAACCCAAGTCTTTCAAGCCTGCAAAGGCTTGGGGACTGGTGACCTCGTGGATCAGATGCAGGCCGATGAAGAGCTGGGTGGCCCCACCCGGCAGTTGGGAGACCTGATGCAGATCCCAAACCTTGTCGTAGAGGGTGCCGGAGCTCACGCCGATGCCTGCAGCGGAATGGACGAGCCTACTCAGGCCAACTGCAGCCTCAATCGGTTCAGGGCCTCACCGGCGCTCAAAGTCTGAATCCAATGGCGGCCGCGACTGGCACCAAAGCGGATGCCCTCGCTGCTGCAACCGCTGGGACCGGCCACCGCGATATGGACCAAGCCCACGGGCTTCTGCTCGGTGCCGCCGCCCGGTCCGGCCACCCCCGTGATCGCCAGGGCCCAATCCGCTCCCGTCAACCGACGCGCCCCTTCGGCCATCGCTTCAGCAACTGGATCGCTGACAGCACCGTGGGCTTCGAGCAACGCCTGGGGCACTCCGAGGACCTGCTGCTTGACGCGATTGGAGTAGGCGATCACCCCGCCGAGGAACACGTCGGAGGCCCCGGGGACTGCGGCCACGGACGCCCCCAGACCACCACCAGTGCAACTCTCCGCAACGGCGACGGTCTGGCCCCGCTCCCGCAAACGCTCCAGCACGACCGCAGCCAGGCTCTGCTCATCCACCCCAAAACAGCTCTGCCCAGTGCGGCTTCGGATCTCACGCTCCACAGGAAGGAGCAGGGCTTCGGCCTCCGCTTGACGCTCTGCGCGAGCCGTGATCCGCAGCTTGACCTCGCCAGCACCGGCATAGGGAGCCACGGTCGGGTTGACCTGCTCGAGCAGATCGGCCATCTCCTCGGCCAAGGCCGATTCCGAGACACCCCAGAAGTGCAGCATTCGGCTCGCGAAAACCCCAGCGGCCAAGCCGGACTGGCGCAACCAAGGGGCAGCGGTCTGCTGCCACATCGCCTTCATCTCACTGGGAACCCCCGGGAAGGTCAGCACCGTGAAGCCCGGAGTCGGGCTCCAAATCATTCCGGGGGCCGTCCCGGTGGGATTCGGCAGCAGCTCAGCCCCCTTCGGCAACAACGCCTGGCGGCGATTGCTCGGGGAGCAAGTCCGCCCTCGGGCGGACAACCGCGCTTGGATCGCGGCCCAGACCTCGGGGTGTTCGACCAAGGGCGTCTCAAACGCGGCGGCAATCGCCTCGGTGGTCAGGTCGTCGGGGGTGGGGCCCAGCCCCCCCGTTGTGATCAAAACGCGGCAGCGCCCAGCAGCCTGCCGAACCTCAGCCATCAAGCGCTCACGGTTATCCCCCACCACCATCTGGCGTTGATGCGGAACCCCAAGAGAGGCCAATTGCTCAGCAATCCAACGGGCATTGCCATTGGTGATGTTGCCCAGCAGCAATTCGCTGCCGATGCACAGGATCTCAGCCGTCAACGCCCTGGTCCTGGCGTGCCCGCTCACGGCTCAAGCTGCGGCGGCAGATTGTCACGGCGGCGATCAAGACTGCGGTGGCCAGCGTCAACCACAGGAAGCGCAACTCGGCTCCGGCGAAGACCAACGCCAGAGCAGCCAGCCACTGGGTGAAGGCATAGATCAAGAGCACCGTGCGGCGATGACTGAACCCCGCCCGAAGCAAGCGGTGATGCAAGTGCCGCCGATCGGGATAGAAGGGGGAATGCCCTTCGCTGACCCTGCCCATGATCACGGCGGACATGTCAGCCAAGGGCAGGGCCAGGATCAGTAGGGGGAAGAGCAAGCTGACGCTGGTCAAGCCCTTCGCCGGCCCAACGATGCTGATGGCCGCCAAGGCAAACCCCAAGAAGTAGGAGCCTCCATCGCCCATAAAAATCTGGGCTGGATTGAAGTTGTGGCGCAGGAACCCGAGGCAACTGCCCGCCAGCGCCGCGGCCAGGAGGCCAGGGGCCGGCTGAGAGAGGCTGTAGCTCACCGAGAGCAAGGCCACAGCTGCAATTCCACTGACACCGGCAGCCAAACCATCGAGCCCATCTAGCCAATTGATGGCGTTGGTGATCCCAACGAGCCAAATCACGGTGAACAGCAAGCTCAGCGATTCCGGCAATGGAATCACCCCTGAACCACCACCAAAGGGCAGATCAATCGCACCGATGCGAACCCCTTGGCTCCACACCGCCATGGCCACCGCCACCTGGCCGCCCAGGCGGGGCAAGGGGGGCAGGGCGAACAGGTCATCGGCCAGCCCAATGACGAAGTAGCAAAGCGATCCAGCCAGGGTGGTCCAAATCAGGGCATCCCGCTCAGGCGGCAGCGCCACAAAGCCGCCCAGCCGCCAGATGAGGAGTAGCGCCAGCACAAAGCCAGCCACAATTCCGATGCCACCCAGACGAACCATCGGGGTGGTGTGCTGCTTTCTGGGATCAGGCTGATCAATCAATCCCCAACGCAGCCCTAACTGGCGCACCAGAGGAACGATCAAGGCGGTCAGCACCGCAGCGCTCCCGAAAGCCAGTACAGCGGCAAGATCCGGCCGGCTGGAGATCATCGAAGGCGGTGCTCAATGCAATGCGCAGTGACCCGCGCGGATCGGCGCCAGGCAAAAGGCCCTGCCGGCCAAAGCTTAAGCAGGGCCTGGGAGTTCGGCGATAGCCAAGGCCCATTCAGGGGCCAGTCGCTCAAGCGGGCTGCAGCTCACGCTGATGGGCGTAAAGGGGGAAACGCTCACAAAGGGCAGCCACCCGCTCACGGCAGCGCTCCTCGATGGCCGAGTCCTCCGGATTAAGCAGGCGATCTGCGATCACATCCGCCACCTCACGGAAGGCCTCTTCATCAAAGCCACGGGTGGTGCAGGCAGCCGTTCCCAAACGCAGACCACTGGTCACGAAGGGGGACTCGGGGTCGAAGGGCACAGTGTTCTTGTTGGCCGTGATGTGCACATCGCTGACCAGCAGATCAGCCACCTTGCCGGTCATGCCAATCCCCCGCAGGTCAAGCAGCACGATGTGGTTATCGGTGCCAGCACTCACCACATCGATGCCGCGCTCCTTGATGCGGGCCGCCAGGGCCTGTGCGTTGGCAACCACCTGCTGGGCATAGGACTTGAAGCTGGGCTGCAGGGCCTCGCCAAAGGCCACGGCCTTGGCCGCGATGACGTGCTCCAGTGGACCGCCTTGGCTACCGGGGAAGACTGCTTTATCGAACTGCTTGGCGAACTCGGCGTCACGGCAGAGGATGAGACCGCCGCGGGGACCGCGCAGGGTCTTGTGGGTGGTGGTGGTGACCACATCACAGACGGGAACCGGATTGGGATGCACACCGGCGGCCACCAGGCCAGCGATGTGAGCCATATCGGCCAGCAGGAAAGCACCCACCTCATCGGCGATGGCCCGGAACGCCTGGAAGTCGATCGTGCGGGGATAAGCGGAATACCCGCAGATGATCAACTTGGGCTTGTGCTCGAGCGCAAGCTTGCGGATCGCCTCGAAGTTCAGCTGCTGGGTGGCTTCATCCACGCCGTACTGGACGACGTTGAACCACTTGCCGCTCACGTTGACCGGCGAACCATGGGTTAGGTGACCGCCATGGCTCAAGTCCATACCCATGATCGTGTCGCCTGGCTTCAGCAGCGCCAGGAACACCGCAAAGTTGGCCTGCGCGCCGCTGTGGGGCTGGACGTTGGCCCAGGCCGCACCGAAGAGCTCTTTGGCCCGCTCAATCGCCAGCTCTTCGATCGCGTCGACGTGCTCGCAGCCGCCGTAGTAGCGCTTGGACGGCAGGCCCTCGGCGTACTTGTTGGTGAGGACCGAGCCTTGGGCTTCCATCACGGCCTGGGAAGCGAAGTTCTCCGAGGCGATCAGCTCCAGGTGCGTCTGCTGACGCTGCAGCTCCCTGCCGATCAAGGCAGCGATGGCGGGATCGCTGGCAGCCAGGGGGCGATTGGTGGCTGCTGCGGTGGACTCCGCCATGACAAATCAGGGCTCAGGTTGATCTGAATCGTAAGAAACCGCAGCACTGCACGCCGACCGGCGATCCAGCAATAAAAAAGTCGCCCCGAAGGACGACTCTTTGAAAACGCGCCTGGAGAGATTCGAACTCCCGACCCTCTGATCCGTAGTCAGATGCTCTAATCCGCTGAGCTACAAGCGCTTGCGCCAAGACATTCTGCCCACATCGAGGGCCCACACGTCAACCAACCAAACTGGAGTCAACGAGAAGCAGCCCAGACATGCCGATCCGTTGGTACGGACCTGCCAACCCCGAGGACCCCACCTACCGGCACTTCAACCGGATCGTCAATCTGGTGCTGCACACCATGGTGTTCGCGGCCCTCAACAGCGGGCTGTGGTTTGTCCAAGAGATGCGGCACCCCTGGAGCCACCTCAATTGGCTCACCAGCGCCTGGGCCGTCCTGCTGGCTGCCCACCTGATCAGCGTGGCCGTTCAGCGCCCAAAGGCGTCATCCTGAGCGCAGCTCTGAACGCGGTTGGCATGGCCCTCTCTCCTAGCGAGATCCGCGACCTACAACTCGAGATCGCTGATCGCATCTATATCCAAATCGGGGGCTGGCACCTCTATCTCGGAGACGCCGGACTCGCTGAAGCATTGGCGATCGAGTGCGCCGCCAGGCTTGATCAAGGGGCTGGGGTCTGCGCCCGTCAGTCGCTCGAGGCCGTGCAGGTTCCGATTGGTGGCGGGAGCAGCAAGCTTCCCCTGGCCCGCCTCGTCCCGGCCGGACAACTGCAAGACCTAGAGGATCTTCTGAACAACCGCAGTTAGGGTTGCCCCCACCTGCCAGGGCCCCGTGCTGGTCATCGAGGTCACCAACGCTCGCGAGGTGGTGCGACAGCGCATCGGTCGTTTAGGGAGCCGCTTGATCGGCAAAGTCGTCGATGCGGAGGCCCAAGTGGAAAAGGCCCTGATCCAGGAAATGGAGACCGCCTTTCGCGACTTCGGCATCGAGGCTCGGATCTACTCCGTCGACGGTCCAGCGATGGTGGGCAAGAGCCACCTGGAGCTCCCGATCCAAGTCCGCGAAGAACGGGTCGTCGAGCTCTAACCAAGGCCGGGAAGACGCAGCCGCAGCTGACGGCCGATCTCCAAAGCCTCGGGCACCTTCGCTGCACCAGCGATCAAGCCATAGACCAATAGGCCAAGTCCACCGCTGAAGCTGCACTGCAGCAGCAAGCCGAGCAGATCCTGGGGCCAACCAATCCAGTGGGAAGTAGCCCAAGCGATCAGACCCGAAACCAGGGCCGCCAGCAGCAACAGCGCGCTGTCCCGTGCCCAAATCGCGAGCGGCATGCCAGAGACCCGACGCTGCAGGGCCAGCAGCAGACCAAAGCAGGTGATCAGATTCACGCCCACCGTGGCGAGCACCAGCCCAGGCGCTCCGAAGTTCAACGCGGGAAGCTGCAGCCCCCAAGGCGTTGGGCCACCCACCAAGACCCAATCAAACAAGGCATTCAGCGCGATCCCCGCCATGGAGAAGCGGAATGGGGTCGTGCCGTCACCGAGGGCGTAGAAGACGCGCACCAACACGTCCCGACCGAGATAGGCCGGCATCCCCACGCCATAGGCCATCAGCAACCCGCCCACCAAGGCCGCCGCTCCGGCGTTGAAGGCCCCGCGTTCGTAGACCAAGGCGACGATGGGGCCAGCCAAGGCCACCATCAGCGCCCCCAGGGGAAGCATGGAGGCGTTGGAGAGCATCAAGCCCTGGCGAATCCGATCAATGAGCTCAGGGCGATCAGCCGGTGCCGTGAGACGGGCAAACACGGGCAGGAGTGGCACCAGCAAAGCGTTGGAGAGCAGACCCAGAGGGGTTTGCACCAGGAGGTTGGCGTAACCCAAACCAGCCGCCGCGCCAACGATCCCCGAGGCAAAAAAGAGATCGGTGAAAACGTTGATCTGCAACATTCCCGAGGAGAGCGTGGCCGGGCCCATCACCTGAAGCACCTCCTGAACGCCGGGGTGCTTCCAGTCCCAGACCAGCTGGAACTTGTTCAGCCCCTGCTTGGCCAAAGCCGGGAGCTGAATCAGCCACTGGAACACCGCCCCCAGCAAGGTCGTACCCGCCAGGACCGCACCACCCAAGAAGGCGTACTGGGGCAGAGCGATGTCGGAGCCCAGGTGCAGCCAGAGAATCCCAAGACCGGCGATCACCGCCACGCTGGAGAGCAG is a genomic window of Synechococcus sp. A10-1-5-1 containing:
- the leuC gene encoding 3-isopropylmalate dehydratase large subunit, producing the protein MSSGTLYDKVWDLHQVSQLPGGATQLFIGLHLIHEVTSPQAFAGLKDLGLTVRHPERTVATVDHIVPTTSQARPFADPLAEEMLATLEANCAEHGITLHGIGSGRQGIVHVIAPELGLTQPGMTVACGDSHTSTHGAFGAIAFGIGTSQVRDVLASQSLAMGKLKVRRIWVDGQLQRGVYAKDLVLHVIRTLGVKGGVGYAYEFAGPAIDALSMEERMTLCNMAIEGGARCGYVNPDQVTFDYLEGRPFAPSGEAWAEAVRWWSGLASSSDAVFDDEVRFDAASIAPTVTWGITPGQGIGVDEAVPTLEQTEPDERPLAEEAYRYMDLQPGAPIAGLPVDVCFIGSCTNGRLSDLQAAAAVAKGRHVAEGIKAFVVPGSEQVAAAAEAEGLDKVFQAAGFEWREPGCSMCLAMNPDRLEGRQISASSSNRNFKGRQGSASGRTLLMSPAMVAAAAIHGRVSDVRALLNA
- a CDS encoding competence/damage-inducible protein A translates to MTAEILCIGSELLLGNITNGNARWIAEQLASLGVPHQRQMVVGDNRERLMAEVRQAAGRCRVLITTGGLGPTPDDLTTEAIAAAFETPLVEHPEVWAAIQARLSARGRTCSPSNRRQALLPKGAELLPNPTGTAPGMIWSPTPGFTVLTFPGVPSEMKAMWQQTAAPWLRQSGLAAGVFASRMLHFWGVSESALAEEMADLLEQVNPTVAPYAGAGEVKLRITARAERQAEAEALLLPVEREIRSRTGQSCFGVDEQSLAAVVLERLRERGQTVAVAESCTGGGLGASVAAVPGASDVFLGGVIAYSNRVKQQVLGVPQALLEAHGAVSDPVAEAMAEGARRLTGADWALAITGVAGPGGGTEQKPVGLVHIAVAGPSGCSSEGIRFGASRGRHWIQTLSAGEALNRLRLQLA
- a CDS encoding glycosyltransferase family 4 protein; this translates as MISSRPDLAAVLAFGSAAVLTALIVPLVRQLGLRWGLIDQPDPRKQHTTPMVRLGGIGIVAGFVLALLLIWRLGGFVALPPERDALIWTTLAGSLCYFVIGLADDLFALPPLPRLGGQVAVAMAVWSQGVRIGAIDLPFGGGSGVIPLPESLSLLFTVIWLVGITNAINWLDGLDGLAAGVSGIAAVALLSVSYSLSQPAPGLLAAALAGSCLGFLRHNFNPAQIFMGDGGSYFLGFALAAISIVGPAKGLTSVSLLFPLLILALPLADMSAVIMGRVSEGHSPFYPDRRHLHHRLLRAGFSHRRTVLLIYAFTQWLAALALVFAGAELRFLWLTLATAVLIAAVTICRRSLSRERARQDQGVDG
- the glyA gene encoding serine hydroxymethyltransferase yields the protein MAESTAAATNRPLAASDPAIAALIGRELQRQQTHLELIASENFASQAVMEAQGSVLTNKYAEGLPSKRYYGGCEHVDAIEELAIERAKELFGAAWANVQPHSGAQANFAVFLALLKPGDTIMGMDLSHGGHLTHGSPVNVSGKWFNVVQYGVDEATQQLNFEAIRKLALEHKPKLIICGYSAYPRTIDFQAFRAIADEVGAFLLADMAHIAGLVAAGVHPNPVPVCDVVTTTTHKTLRGPRGGLILCRDAEFAKQFDKAVFPGSQGGPLEHVIAAKAVAFGEALQPSFKSYAQQVVANAQALAARIKERGIDVVSAGTDNHIVLLDLRGIGMTGKVADLLVSDVHITANKNTVPFDPESPFVTSGLRLGTAACTTRGFDEEAFREVADVIADRLLNPEDSAIEERCRERVAALCERFPLYAHQRELQPA
- a CDS encoding DUF3181 family protein; amino-acid sequence: MALSPSEIRDLQLEIADRIYIQIGGWHLYLGDAGLAEALAIECAARLDQGAGVCARQSLEAVQVPIGGGSSKLPLARLVPAGQLQDLEDLLNNRS
- the murJ gene encoding murein biosynthesis integral membrane protein MurJ — its product is MSQANRSLRRIALIVAVATALSKLAGLVRQQAIAAAFGVGAAYDAYNYAYVLPGFLLILLGGINGPFHSAMVSALARRPREEGAHVLAAINTLVGAALIGVTLLLFLAADPLIDLVGPGLDAERHAIAVLELRWMAPMALFAGLIGLGFGALNAADEFWLPSVSPLLSSVAVIAGLGILWLHLGSDIALPQYAFLGGAVLAGTTLLGAVFQWLIQLPALAKQGLNKFQLVWDWKHPGVQEVLQVMGPATLSSGMLQINVFTDLFFASGIVGAAAGLGYANLLVQTPLGLLSNALLVPLLPVFARLTAPADRPELIDRIRQGLMLSNASMLPLGALMVALAGPIVALVYERGAFNAGAAALVGGLLMAYGVGMPAYLGRDVLVRVFYALGDGTTPFRFSMAGIALNALFDWVLVGGPTPWGLQLPALNFGAPGLVLATVGVNLITCFGLLLALQRRVSGMPLAIWARDSALLLLAALVSGLIAWATSHWIGWPQDLLGLLLQCSFSGGLGLLVYGLIAGAAKVPEALEIGRQLRLRLPGLG